One Amaranthus tricolor cultivar Red isolate AtriRed21 chromosome 1, ASM2621246v1, whole genome shotgun sequence DNA window includes the following coding sequences:
- the LOC130813177 gene encoding pathogenesis-related protein 1A-like: MDSMKFLTMLTYLIIGTLVLLQTCSHAQNSPQDYVDAHNQARAADGVGDIEWNETVAAYAENYANQRAADCALIHSDTNGLYGENIGVGPELTGIGAVEMWVKEKPNYDYDSNTCADNEMCGHYTQVVWSNSVGLGCARVQCNNGNFFVTCNYSPPGNFIGEKPF; encoded by the coding sequence ATGGATTCCATGAAATTCCTTACAATGCTAACATATTTGATCATAGGAACCCTAGTCTTACTCCAAACATGCAGCCATGCACAAAATTCACCCCAAGACTATGTTGATGCCCATAACCAAGCTAGGGCAGCTGATGGTGTAGGTGATATAGAATGGAATGAGACGGTAGCCGCCTATGCCGAGAACTATGCCAACCAAAGGGCAGCAGATTGTGCCCTTATCCATTCAGATACCAATGGTTTGTATGGTGAAAACATAGGGGTTGGTCCAGAGTTGACAGGCATAGGTGCTGTAGAAATGTGGGTAAAAGAGAAACccaattatgattatgattcaaATACTTGTGCTGATAATGAGATGTGTGGCCATTATACACAAGTAGTTTGGAGTAATTCAGTTGGTCTTGGATGTGCTAGAGTTCAATGTAACAATGgtaatttttttgttacttGCAACTATAGTCCACCTGGTAATTTTATTGGGGAAAAGCCTTTCTAA